From one Ignavibacteria bacterium genomic stretch:
- a CDS encoding DUF305 domain-containing protein, whose translation MRTRGFVLILALPGVILVAFLLLFNPPAGSNSGERFTGAVSAAFDQKDDELSGVLKDIYSKVKAVKLTNNPENDYSLVMAIFLGGAISLSQKEISKGKDNTMKDLAKRTDKRVKSEISDFNKAKDKQASKKEKETGQGITTRTLFTAMDLMIDRLRSYSPTGDLDYDFASILVIHHQTATGLSQAFLENSIDSDLTKTAQKLIYQDEQDIEQMLEWKAKRKYSE comes from the coding sequence ATGAGAACAAGGGGTTTTGTTTTAATTTTGGCGCTGCCCGGGGTAATTTTGGTGGCGTTTCTTCTTTTATTCAATCCCCCGGCTGGAAGTAATTCAGGAGAGCGCTTTACGGGGGCAGTTTCAGCAGCTTTTGACCAGAAGGATGATGAATTAAGCGGTGTGCTGAAGGATATTTATAGCAAGGTTAAGGCCGTAAAGCTCACCAATAATCCTGAAAATGATTATTCCTTGGTTATGGCTATTTTTCTGGGAGGTGCCATTTCCCTTTCTCAGAAAGAAATCTCAAAAGGCAAAGACAACACTATGAAGGACCTGGCCAAAAGGACAGATAAAAGAGTAAAAAGTGAAATAAGTGATTTTAATAAGGCAAAAGACAAACAGGCCTCGAAGAAAGAAAAGGAAACCGGGCAAGGCATAACGACGCGCACACTATTTACCGCCATGGATCTCATGATTGACCGCCTGAGGAGTTACTCCCCTACGGGTGATCTTGATTATGATTTTGCCTCCATTCTAGTTATCCATCACCAGACGGCAACCGGTTTAAGCCAGGCATTTTTAGAAAACAGCATCGATTCGGATCTGACGAAGACAGCCCAAAAGCTGATCTATCAGGACGAGCAGGACATTGAGCAGATGCTGGAATGGAAAGCCAAAAGAAAGTATTCCGAGTAA
- a CDS encoding M50 family metallopeptidase, translating into MAFRLSAKGKKLTEIFLLTAVVIAAFFFWNSFVTFPVKLLVVLLHESSHGVMTLLTGGRIIEMQITYQLGGACVAKGGNPLIIAPAGYIGSALLGALIFASTKNFNFSRAVCDVLALVFLLLVILYIKTIFGVLFTLGFCLLFFLSPRFLPNFIHFFLLRTIGIMSCLYVIIDIKEDLLTSASQTNTDAGVLARATHIPAMGWGVIMFIVSVTVTFLLVRNYLKRG; encoded by the coding sequence ATGGCATTCAGGCTGTCTGCAAAAGGGAAAAAATTAACCGAAATATTTCTTTTAACGGCTGTCGTAATTGCGGCTTTCTTCTTCTGGAATTCATTCGTGACTTTCCCCGTTAAACTCCTTGTGGTGCTTCTGCATGAATCTTCACACGGAGTGATGACGCTCCTTACAGGTGGCAGAATAATCGAAATGCAGATCACCTATCAGCTAGGAGGAGCCTGCGTTGCAAAAGGAGGGAACCCTCTTATTATCGCCCCTGCTGGTTACATAGGCAGCGCCCTGCTTGGAGCCCTGATATTTGCCTCAACAAAAAATTTCAATTTCAGCCGCGCGGTCTGTGATGTGCTTGCTCTTGTATTCCTCCTCCTGGTTATTCTTTACATTAAAACGATCTTTGGCGTTCTTTTTACGCTGGGTTTTTGTCTCCTTTTTTTCCTTTCCCCCAGGTTTCTTCCCAATTTTATTCACTTTTTTCTCCTTAGAACTATAGGCATTATGAGCTGCCTTTATGTAATAATTGATATTAAGGAGGACCTCCTTACCTCAGCCTCACAGACAAATACAGATGCAGGCGTCCTTGCACGCGCTACCCATATTCCTGCTATGGGCTGGGGCGTTATAATGTTCATTGTATCTGTTACGGTAACTTTTCTTCTAGTAAGGAATTATCTGAAAAGAGGCTGA
- a CDS encoding DUF4440 domain-containing protein produces MRKGLVRLIIAAFCFTALSSLYGQGKIDQVKSKLKQINEQWANYDKTGNFQAIWDFYADSAVVLPPNAKMLRGKDAIKAFYEGENKNIDRFTNVEYNTVDVLGENNLFMEIGTYKNTIRMKNMSNPVDDEGKYVTVWKMMPDGSLKVVADIFNTDKSLKEVQSARMNEKDKDDEMTGGREKK; encoded by the coding sequence ATGAGAAAAGGATTGGTTCGGTTGATTATTGCGGCTTTCTGCTTTACTGCTCTTTCCTCCCTGTACGGGCAGGGGAAAATAGACCAGGTAAAAAGCAAATTAAAACAGATAAATGAACAGTGGGCAAACTACGATAAAACCGGTAACTTCCAGGCAATATGGGATTTTTATGCCGATAGTGCAGTCGTGCTTCCTCCAAACGCCAAAATGCTCCGCGGCAAAGATGCCATCAAAGCCTTTTATGAAGGCGAAAACAAGAACATCGACAGGTTTACAAATGTGGAATATAATACCGTTGATGTACTTGGAGAGAATAATCTCTTTATGGAGATTGGCACTTATAAGAATACCATCCGGATGAAGAATATGAGTAATCCGGTTGATGATGAAGGGAAATATGTTACCGTATGGAAGATGATGCCTGACGGGTCATTAAAGGTGGTAGCTGATATATTTAATACCGATAAGAGCCTCAAAGAAGTCCAAAGCGCAAGGATGAATGAAAAAGACAAAGATGATGAAATGACCGGAGGCAGGGAAAAGAAGTAG
- a CDS encoding methyltransferase domain-containing protein encodes MNDSWQSGNSYDKFMGRWSALVARKFLKWLSVPPGKTWLDVGCGTGTLTRLILKEQNPEGILAVDSSHDFISHAQKNITSPLVRFKVGLAQSLELPSGAIDAVVSGLVLNFVPDPEAAITEMKRVARPDGTIGVFLWDYAEGMQMLRFFWDAAVELDRGAEESDEGLRFPLCRKGALESLFLKAALKQVESRTIEVKTVFRNFDDFWEPFLEKVGPAPGYVMGLGEKDRQKLETKLRKSLPTASDGSIPLMARAWAVKGRT; translated from the coding sequence ATGAACGATTCCTGGCAGAGCGGCAATTCCTACGATAAATTTATGGGCAGATGGAGCGCTCTGGTTGCCCGCAAATTCCTGAAATGGCTTTCTGTTCCTCCCGGTAAAACCTGGCTGGATGTAGGCTGCGGCACAGGTACACTGACAAGGCTCATTCTTAAAGAGCAAAATCCTGAGGGAATTTTGGCGGTTGACTCCTCGCATGACTTTATTTCCCATGCACAAAAAAATATTACAAGCCCTCTTGTCCGCTTTAAGGTGGGTTTAGCCCAGTCACTTGAACTTCCTTCTGGCGCCATAGATGCCGTAGTATCGGGACTCGTCCTCAACTTTGTCCCTGATCCCGAGGCAGCAATTACGGAAATGAAGAGAGTTGCAAGGCCGGACGGGACAATAGGTGTTTTTCTATGGGACTATGCCGAAGGGATGCAGATGCTGCGTTTCTTCTGGGATGCCGCCGTGGAACTGGACCGTGGTGCCGAAGAATCTGACGAAGGCCTGAGGTTCCCTTTATGCCGGAAGGGGGCTCTGGAATCTCTTTTTCTTAAAGCCGCGTTAAAGCAGGTTGAATCCAGGACAATTGAGGTTAAAACTGTATTCCGTAATTTTGACGACTTTTGGGAGCCTTTTCTTGAAAAAGTTGGTCCGGCACCGGGCTACGTGATGGGCTTAGGTGAAAAAGACAGGCAAAAACTTGAAACTAAACTCCGCAAGTCCTTACCCACAGCCAGCGACGGCTCAATCCCGCTAATGGCCAGGGCATGGGCAGTAAAAGGCAGAACATAA
- a CDS encoding PorV/PorQ family protein, protein MNFKIKDKLMVLIGLLIFTVPASAQITKKAQVGMKFLSNPVSAEVIGRGTAGINSTFNSNGIFWNPALTSMIPGNIDLSLNYHQWIADISYNAVAASFNAFDFGVVTLSGTIVNYGDLIATRRSLTSDGYDEVGTFSPTAFTLGLGFAQKISDRFSYGVNIKYVDQNLGSAWMTATMDSMDASKSTIKLKEYGLGAVAVDIGTYYDFKFKGITFAATLSNVSREMKYENEVFPLPFAVSFGFTVAPLQFAFQNMQGHDLVVMFESNHPRDFGEKLKYGAEYSYEKTFFVRTGYVTNTDERGFSAGLGFRKTISNVPFRIDYAFQKFGIFGNLHNFTVGISY, encoded by the coding sequence ATGAATTTTAAGATTAAAGATAAATTGATGGTTCTGATTGGACTGCTTATCTTTACAGTCCCGGCAAGTGCCCAGATTACTAAAAAGGCACAGGTTGGAATGAAGTTTCTAAGCAATCCCGTCTCGGCAGAGGTGATCGGAAGGGGCACTGCCGGCATTAATTCCACATTTAATTCCAACGGCATCTTCTGGAATCCTGCCCTTACTTCCATGATTCCGGGAAATATCGACCTCAGCCTGAACTACCATCAATGGATCGCCGATATCTCATATAATGCCGTTGCCGCAAGCTTTAATGCTTTCGATTTCGGCGTTGTTACTCTGAGCGGTACCATTGTTAACTATGGAGACCTGATTGCAACGCGCAGATCTCTTACCTCAGACGGCTACGATGAAGTTGGCACTTTTTCTCCTACAGCCTTTACACTGGGCCTAGGTTTTGCACAGAAGATCTCCGACAGGTTTTCTTACGGCGTAAACATTAAATACGTTGACCAGAACCTGGGCTCCGCCTGGATGACAGCTACAATGGATTCCATGGACGCCAGTAAGTCTACGATTAAATTAAAGGAGTACGGGCTTGGCGCTGTGGCTGTTGATATCGGCACATACTACGATTTCAAATTCAAAGGAATAACATTTGCCGCTACACTCTCCAACGTCTCGCGCGAAATGAAATACGAGAACGAAGTATTCCCGCTGCCATTTGCTGTCAGCTTCGGCTTTACTGTTGCTCCCTTGCAGTTTGCTTTCCAGAACATGCAGGGACACGACCTGGTTGTGATGTTTGAATCAAACCACCCGAGAGATTTTGGTGAAAAACTGAAATATGGCGCTGAATACAGCTACGAGAAAACATTTTTTGTTAGAACAGGTTACGTTACCAATACAGATGAAAGAGGATTTTCCGCAGGTCTGGGTTTCAGAAAGACAATTTCAAATGTTCCTTTCAGAATCGACTACGCATTCCAAAAATTTGGAATTTTCGGCAACCTTCATAACTTTACTGTAGGTATCAGCTACTAA
- a CDS encoding TonB-dependent receptor, with the protein MSLVNLQKLLKTSLQLFILAVLLSQTVFAGGGKLTGRITDKKSGEALGFANVIITQVLQDGKMINLSSPLGARTDGEGYYVILNIPSGEYTVKASIIGYTSVVAREVRVDPDRTINFNFELEPASIQTDEIVVTAKKEIIKADVYSTQQMISSETLQSLPVVRVDEFLGKLKGIQLSSSSDGYGLSVRGGAIRETDIRMDDISLKDPRSENSYLGFNSTTINEIQVVTGGFEAKYGGIRSGLLNIKTKDGSRERFTVSLKTDYTPEGQYRFFGTNPFSNDSWIYKIYSGEYASSGSPTTDPTLPVDLQDFKGWKKTTGGDLKALDTLQRMELWKLQHPQYGVARRPDYVIEGTITGPFVIPNTAFMAAFKYENSQFVYPIGPRDSYEDWNGQLKLTTTIDEKSKLSVNGMLAKIYSNTSGQTASYDASQTFAYMNNNTPSSIVRQAAQIGGTNFPYIYNKSRFQFFDQTFAMGGFKFTHVPMPNSYFTIDFQMGYTGQDITPMMMDMNADSSNNYVKMYSQAAKKWYYFNLPTSGVPNGTTLLALDAMNKFNMYGGGQWADSSYSYSYQLKGDFTWQFNRFNQFQAGFSAGLQKINVYAGYWNQSVVSFTPNSWQYFKASPLDIGFYAQDKLEFEGIILNAGLRLDYFNPMRKGYQVGFPEDKDYTKLYTDIYNNTPGSYNSYERWLLFRGLLANPPGWPEVESKAQLKLSPRLGVSFPITEKSKMYFNYGHFYQRPAASILYNMKLNAMSTVIPTPDLIMARTVQYEFGYEQVLPLDFLANITAYYKDVSNEPMTRQFVDFNAINIVSKYYPDRYSDIRGVELRFERNAGRFVTFSSMYDYMITSEGYTGFETMYENLVLNKENKLRSATQYTPIAKPRANINLNLHTPDDFGALFGNWLANFFFEWRDGGKEKLTNNVDVKLEKWADRVNWWNIDFRLSKEISFVNSMFELSLTVKNLTNNKFLSTENMTQAEASAYRNEIINNGGQWGDYKSPNLAKIFTASWENVLFLNPRRVVLGLRVNL; encoded by the coding sequence ATGAGTTTAGTGAATCTGCAAAAACTACTTAAAACCAGCCTTCAGCTCTTTATTCTGGCAGTGCTGCTCTCCCAGACAGTTTTTGCCGGCGGCGGCAAGCTGACTGGAAGAATTACTGACAAGAAAAGCGGTGAAGCGCTGGGTTTTGCAAACGTCATTATTACCCAAGTCTTGCAGGACGGGAAGATGATTAATCTTTCATCTCCCCTGGGTGCACGGACGGATGGGGAAGGATATTATGTGATCCTTAATATCCCTTCCGGAGAATATACCGTCAAGGCAAGTATTATTGGTTACACATCAGTAGTTGCCAGAGAAGTAAGGGTCGATCCCGACAGAACAATTAATTTCAACTTTGAACTTGAACCTGCTTCAATTCAAACAGATGAAATTGTTGTTACTGCTAAAAAAGAAATCATTAAGGCCGACGTCTACAGCACGCAGCAGATGATTTCTTCTGAAACTCTTCAGAGCCTTCCGGTCGTAAGAGTCGACGAATTTCTGGGTAAACTTAAAGGTATCCAGCTCTCAAGCTCCTCCGACGGATACGGCCTTTCTGTTAGAGGCGGCGCAATAAGGGAAACCGACATCAGAATGGATGATATATCTCTGAAGGACCCAAGAAGTGAAAACTCATACCTGGGATTTAATTCAACTACAATTAATGAAATCCAGGTCGTAACAGGCGGCTTTGAGGCAAAATACGGCGGCATCAGAAGCGGCCTCCTTAATATCAAAACTAAAGACGGCAGCCGCGAAAGATTTACTGTCTCACTTAAGACCGACTATACCCCTGAAGGACAGTACAGGTTCTTCGGAACTAACCCTTTCAGCAACGACTCCTGGATTTACAAAATCTATTCAGGGGAGTATGCATCAAGCGGTTCTCCTACAACTGACCCTACATTGCCTGTTGACCTCCAGGATTTTAAGGGCTGGAAAAAAACTACTGGCGGTGACCTTAAAGCACTCGATACATTGCAGAGAATGGAGCTCTGGAAACTTCAGCATCCGCAGTATGGAGTTGCCAGGAGGCCCGACTACGTAATTGAAGGCACCATTACAGGTCCTTTTGTAATTCCTAATACGGCTTTTATGGCTGCATTCAAATACGAGAATTCACAATTCGTTTACCCTATCGGCCCAAGAGACAGCTATGAGGACTGGAATGGTCAGCTTAAACTGACTACCACAATTGACGAAAAATCAAAGTTGTCCGTAAACGGTATGCTCGCGAAAATCTATAGCAACACAAGCGGCCAGACCGCAAGCTATGATGCCTCGCAGACCTTTGCATATATGAATAATAACACACCTTCGTCAATTGTAAGGCAGGCTGCTCAAATTGGGGGTACGAACTTCCCCTATATATATAACAAGAGCCGCTTTCAGTTCTTCGACCAGACTTTTGCCATGGGCGGCTTTAAGTTCACCCACGTCCCGATGCCTAACTCATATTTTACAATCGATTTCCAGATGGGCTACACGGGACAGGATATTACTCCTATGATGATGGACATGAATGCCGATTCCAGTAATAACTATGTTAAGATGTACAGCCAGGCTGCAAAGAAATGGTACTATTTTAACCTTCCTACCTCCGGCGTCCCGAACGGAACAACCCTTCTTGCATTAGACGCAATGAACAAGTTCAATATGTACGGCGGGGGGCAGTGGGCCGATTCCTCATATTCTTATAGCTACCAGCTGAAAGGCGATTTCACCTGGCAGTTTAACAGGTTTAACCAGTTCCAGGCTGGATTCAGCGCTGGGCTCCAGAAGATAAATGTCTATGCCGGATACTGGAATCAGTCTGTAGTATCCTTTACCCCGAATTCATGGCAGTACTTTAAGGCTTCTCCTCTCGATATCGGTTTTTACGCTCAGGATAAACTTGAGTTCGAGGGAATTATCTTGAATGCCGGACTCAGGTTAGATTACTTCAATCCGATGAGAAAGGGTTACCAGGTTGGATTCCCCGAGGATAAAGACTATACTAAACTCTATACAGATATTTACAACAATACGCCCGGATCTTACAACAGCTATGAAAGATGGCTCCTCTTCAGAGGACTCCTGGCTAACCCTCCCGGATGGCCAGAAGTTGAATCTAAAGCACAGCTTAAGCTCTCACCGAGACTCGGTGTTTCATTCCCCATTACCGAAAAGAGCAAAATGTACTTCAACTACGGTCATTTTTACCAGAGGCCTGCGGCTTCCATTCTCTACAATATGAAGCTGAACGCCATGTCGACCGTTATTCCGACTCCGGATCTCATCATGGCCAGAACTGTACAGTATGAATTCGGCTACGAACAGGTGCTCCCTCTGGACTTTCTAGCCAATATTACTGCTTACTATAAGGATGTATCCAACGAGCCAATGACAAGACAGTTCGTGGACTTCAACGCAATCAATATAGTTTCTAAGTACTATCCTGACAGGTACTCTGATATCAGAGGAGTTGAACTCAGGTTTGAAAGAAACGCCGGCAGGTTTGTTACTTTTAGCTCAATGTACGATTACATGATTACTTCAGAAGGTTATACAGGTTTTGAAACTATGTATGAGAATCTTGTATTAAACAAGGAAAATAAACTAAGAAGCGCGACACAGTATACACCGATAGCAAAACCAAGGGCAAATATCAATCTAAACCTGCATACTCCGGATGATTTTGGGGCGCTCTTTGGAAACTGGCTTGCCAACTTCTTCTTTGAATGGAGAGACGGCGGGAAAGAAAAACTCACTAATAATGTCGATGTGAAACTTGAGAAGTGGGCTGACAGGGTTAACTGGTGGAACATCGATTTCAGACTCTCCAAGGAGATCTCATTTGTCAACAGCATGTTTGAATTATCACTTACGGTGAAAAACCTGACCAACAACAAGTTCTTAAGTACTGAAAACATGACTCAGGCCGAAGCTTCAGCCTATAGAAATGAGATCATAAACAACGGAGGACAGTGGGGCGATTATAAGTCTCCTAACCTGGCTAAAATTTTCACGGCCTCCTGGGAAAATGTCCTTTTCCTTAACCCGAGAAGAGTCGTCCTCGGCCTTCGCGTAAATCTTTAA
- a CDS encoding MFS transporter, producing MKNRGRIFAWTLFDFANTAFSVIIVTVIFSKYFSNYVTGGKRWLWGLAVSISMVLAAILSPPLGAIADSSRNRKRFLLIFTLLSIVCTSLMFFVGKGDILLGFVLFVLANIGFEGGLVFYDAFLPNLTEKKNFGRVSGYGFAMGYLGALAVLLIVMMLLPPQSSAEYYFYIRLSFVVAASFFFVFAIPLFFFVREPQVTLLQRENLVKKGLQRSFSTFKALFFTKEYPAVSRFLLAFFLYNDAILTIIAFASIFASNILKMTDQEVIYFFVIVQSTAVFGSFAFGIISDHIGPKKTISITLLIWIAVIIGAFFVTTIWEFYIVGLLAGLSIGSSQSSSRSFMALLTPKEREAEFFGFYDGLFGKSSAVVGPLVYGIVADFSNERIAALAIGSFFVAGLFLLQKVQEPSFKKS from the coding sequence ATGAAGAATAGAGGTAGGATATTTGCCTGGACTCTCTTTGACTTTGCAAATACCGCCTTTTCGGTCATTATTGTAACTGTTATTTTTTCAAAGTACTTTTCAAATTATGTTACCGGCGGTAAAAGATGGCTCTGGGGGCTTGCAGTCAGCATCTCTATGGTACTGGCTGCCATACTTAGCCCTCCATTGGGCGCTATTGCCGATAGTTCCAGGAACAGGAAAAGATTTCTCCTCATATTCACGCTCCTGTCCATTGTCTGCACGTCCTTAATGTTTTTTGTCGGCAAGGGGGATATACTCCTGGGCTTTGTACTATTTGTTCTGGCAAATATAGGCTTCGAAGGGGGGCTGGTTTTCTATGATGCCTTCCTGCCGAATTTAACAGAAAAGAAAAATTTCGGGCGCGTCTCAGGCTACGGCTTTGCAATGGGATACCTCGGGGCTCTTGCAGTGCTCTTAATCGTTATGATGCTCCTTCCTCCGCAGAGTTCGGCCGAATACTACTTCTATATCAGGCTTTCTTTTGTTGTTGCGGCTTCTTTCTTTTTTGTCTTTGCAATACCCTTATTTTTCTTCGTCAGGGAACCCCAGGTAACACTCCTTCAGAGGGAAAACCTCGTAAAAAAAGGGCTCCAGAGGAGTTTTTCCACCTTTAAGGCTCTGTTTTTTACAAAAGAATATCCCGCGGTCTCAAGATTCCTTCTGGCTTTCTTTTTGTACAATGACGCAATCCTGACTATTATTGCTTTTGCCTCCATTTTTGCATCGAATATTCTGAAGATGACAGACCAGGAGGTAATTTACTTTTTCGTCATCGTTCAGAGCACTGCGGTTTTCGGATCTTTTGCCTTCGGAATCATCTCTGACCATATCGGGCCCAAGAAAACAATTAGCATTACACTGCTTATCTGGATAGCCGTTATAATTGGGGCATTCTTTGTTACCACCATCTGGGAGTTTTATATTGTGGGGCTCCTTGCCGGGCTTTCAATCGGCAGCTCTCAGTCCTCAAGCCGCAGCTTCATGGCACTTTTAACACCAAAGGAAAGGGAAGCAGAGTTCTTCGGGTTTTATGACGGCCTTTTTGGTAAATCCTCTGCCGTGGTCGGCCCTCTGGTCTATGGAATTGTTGCCGACTTCTCCAACGAAAGGATTGCTGCCCTGGCCATTGGAAGTTTCTTCGTTGCCGGACTTTTTCTGCTTCAAAAAGTCCAGGAACCCTCCTTTAAGAAATCCTGA
- the nusB gene encoding transcription antitermination factor NusB, giving the protein MKKKINRRILREKVLQILYAFEMNNEGLEALTEGILSDLEEETDKEFCRILVNKTLVHQTELDKKINERVNNWELNRIALIDKILLRMGLCELMYLPDIPPKVTINEVIEIAKNFSTPNSGKFINGILDTVLSGLRETGSLNKTGRGLIDETIQKKPKRNKADEE; this is encoded by the coding sequence ATGAAAAAAAAGATAAACAGGCGGATCCTTAGAGAAAAAGTTTTACAGATTCTGTATGCATTTGAAATGAATAACGAGGGACTTGAAGCCCTCACCGAGGGTATACTTTCAGATCTTGAAGAGGAAACAGACAAGGAATTCTGCCGGATACTGGTTAACAAAACCCTCGTCCATCAGACGGAGCTCGATAAAAAAATTAACGAGCGCGTAAATAACTGGGAGCTTAACAGAATTGCTCTTATAGATAAAATCTTGCTTAGAATGGGCCTGTGCGAACTTATGTATCTTCCCGATATCCCTCCAAAGGTTACTATTAACGAGGTAATTGAAATTGCCAAGAATTTCAGCACCCCTAACAGCGGGAAGTTCATCAACGGAATTCTGGACACCGTGCTCTCCGGCCTCAGGGAAACGGGCAGCCTTAATAAAACTGGCCGCGGCCTTATTGACGAAACGATACAGAAGAAACCTAAAAGAAATAAGGCGGATGAAGAATAG
- a CDS encoding Glu/Leu/Phe/Val dehydrogenase: protein MVNFEMMETFNHEQVIYCTNKEAGLRAIIAIHNTTLGPALGGTRMWNYTTSEAALKDVLRLSRGMTYKASVAGLNLGGGKAVIIGDSATQKNEVLFRTFGKFVDGLAGRYITAEDVGTDVRDMEFVRMETKFVTGISKALGGSGDPSPVTAYGVYVGIKACAHEKWGTDSLRGRKVAVQGAGNVARYLCEHLYNEGAEIFVTDIVESKVKRLLETVKAHVVKPEEIYDIDADIFAPTALGAIINDETLPRFKFQIIAGGANNQLEDEAKHGQALLQKGILYAPDYVINAGGLINVANELEGYRQDRAMKQAEGIYDVLQKIIDISKKENVPTHVASNKIAEERLCHVGNIRKIYTGTSNFSGRLGELTMK from the coding sequence ATGGTTAATTTCGAAATGATGGAAACTTTTAATCATGAGCAGGTTATCTACTGCACCAATAAGGAAGCAGGACTTAGGGCTATTATTGCGATTCACAATACCACACTGGGGCCTGCCCTGGGAGGTACCCGCATGTGGAACTACACCACAAGTGAAGCTGCACTCAAGGATGTTTTAAGGCTCTCAAGAGGTATGACCTACAAGGCTTCGGTTGCAGGCCTTAACTTGGGCGGCGGTAAAGCCGTTATAATCGGCGACTCGGCAACACAGAAAAATGAGGTCCTCTTCAGAACTTTTGGCAAATTTGTCGATGGCCTGGCAGGCCGCTATATTACGGCTGAGGACGTTGGTACAGACGTGCGCGATATGGAATTTGTACGCATGGAAACCAAATTCGTTACCGGTATCTCCAAGGCCTTGGGCGGCAGCGGCGACCCTTCTCCTGTAACGGCCTACGGCGTTTACGTCGGCATTAAGGCCTGTGCGCATGAAAAATGGGGCACCGATTCTCTGAGGGGAAGAAAAGTTGCAGTGCAGGGCGCGGGAAACGTTGCCCGCTACCTTTGCGAACACCTTTATAACGAGGGCGCTGAAATATTTGTTACGGATATCGTTGAATCAAAAGTAAAACGCCTCCTTGAAACGGTTAAAGCACACGTCGTAAAACCTGAAGAAATCTATGATATTGACGCCGATATCTTTGCCCCTACGGCCCTGGGCGCAATTATTAACGACGAGACACTGCCAAGATTCAAGTTCCAGATTATTGCCGGAGGCGCTAATAACCAGCTAGAGGATGAGGCAAAACACGGTCAGGCACTCCTGCAGAAGGGGATACTCTATGCACCGGACTATGTAATTAACGCAGGTGGTCTCATTAACGTGGCCAATGAACTCGAAGGCTATCGGCAGGACAGGGCAATGAAGCAGGCCGAAGGAATCTATGACGTCCTTCAGAAAATTATCGATATCTCAAAGAAGGAAAATGTCCCGACTCATGTGGCATCAAATAAAATTGCAGAGGAAAGACTCTGCCACGTGGGAAACATTAGAAAAATTTATACCGGTACTTCTAACTTTTCCGGTAGACTTGGTGAATTAACTATGAAGTAG